The Spirosoma oryzicola genome contains the following window.
CCAGCCCAACTCGCTACCGGACAATCAGCTGTGTGGCTTTCAACTGCGTCCTAACGGGGAGATTCTGACCGTATCGCAGCGGTTTGTGGGGCGGCTCGATCCAGCCACTGGTCAGGTCAAGGCTTATCCCTTACCTATTTACAACCCCGAGTGGTGGGACTGCCTGACGACGATGGATGCCCACGGAACGATGTACTTCAATCAGAACAACGTTCTGTACCGCTTTACGGATCAGCAAGGCCCGGTGATAGTCGATCAGCGGAACCATATCACTGACCAGTGCGCCAGTTTGTTTGTCGACCGCTCGCAGGTGTTGTGGGTCGGTACCAACGGGGCCGGTATTCGCAAATATGATCTGCGGGCGGCTGCTTTTCGGGCGGAGCCTTATACTGTCAACTTTTACAACGATGTGCTAAGTACGCATTGGCTCGACGTACCCGCCGATCAACTACCCACACCCGCAGATTTACGGGGCTTGAACAGCTACAACTTTCGCTACACGATCGCTCAAAACCGCTACCTATGGTGTAACGTAGCCAGTTCCAATGTATACCGGATTGATTTACGGGATAAGCAAAGCCGAAAATTTCCGCTTCCCGTTTCGTTCTACGAGGGCGATAATATCGATGCTGTTCCGTGTCCGCTGGCTACCGATCCGGCCAATCAGGTCTGGGCGATTTACCGACAGTGCGTTTGGACGTTTAATGAGGAACAGCAAAAATGGGTAACCCAGCCTTACCGGATTCCCGTCAAACCGACTTTCCACTTGCTGTCTTTTGTAGTCGACGAGCAGGCGCTGTGGCTGGCGACGAAAGAGGCTGGCTTGTGGCGGCTTGACCGCAAAACCGGAAAAATGACCCAATATGCCAATCAACCCCGCAACGCGCGCTCGCTAAGCAGCAATGCGCTGTTTTGCCTGAGCGAAGATCCACAAGAGCCTAGCCGACTCTGGATCGGCACGTTCGGCAGCGGTCTGTGTTTGTTCGATAAACGGTCGGGTACCTGCCAACGGATCGGTCAGCAGGATGGCCTGCCCAATAATGTCATTTACTCGGCGATTCCCGACCATCGGGGGTATCTGTGGATGGGCACCAACAAAGGAATCTGCCGACTCGACCGCCGGACGTTAGCTACCAAAACCTTTACCCGCGCCGATGGCTTGCTGGCCGACGAGTTCAACCGCTTCCACTGGCTGCACCTGCCCAACGACCGGATCATCATGGGTGGCCTGGAAGGTATCACCGCCTTTTATCCCCATCAGGTAAGCAACGATACGTTTAAGCCGTCGGTTGAACTCACCAGCTTATCCATCAATAATCAGCCGCTGTCCGCCGACCGGCTGGATTCCTTACCCATTCAGACCCTCAGCCGACTGACATTGCCGTACGATCAGAACTTTATCACCGCCGAATTTGCCGCGCTGCAATACAATCGACTCGGCAAAAATCGGTATCGCTACCGGCTGGAAGGATTGGAAACAAGCTGGAAAGAAACGGATCGTCCAGTAGCGACTTATACCAATTTACCCCCCGACGACTATGTGCTCGTCCTGAATGCAACCAATACGTCTGGTCAGTGGAGCCCGCAGGAGCGACGACTAGCTATTCGAATTCAACCTCCTCTCTGGCAAACTTGGTGGGCTTATCTACTCTACGGACTGACAGCGCTAGGGCTAGGCATTGCGAGTATACGTGTGTACGGAAATCGGCTCCGCTTGCAGCAATCCCTGGCTCTGCAACGGCGCGAGATAGCGCTCAAACAGCAGGAGGCCGAACAAATAAAGGCTGTCAACGAGCTTAAATCCAATTTCTTCGCTAACATAACGCATGAGTTTCGCACCCCGTTGACGTTGATTCTGGGGCCTGCCGAACGGCTAGCCCAACGGTGGCACGGCCCGGACGATCAGGCCCAACTGGCCACTATTGATCGGAATGCCAATCAGCTGTTGGGTCTCGTTAACCAGTTGCTTGATTTGTCAAAGCTGGAAGCCGGTGCCTTACCGGTAGTAGCGGTTCGCAGTGATTTAGGCCCCTTCGTAGAACAGATTGCCCAACAGTTCAAGGCGCTGGCCGACGAGAAAGCAATTAGGCTGACGGTGCAGAAGACTGGACTGGCAACGGCTTACTGGTTCGACGCTGATAAGCTGGAGCGGATCCTGTACAATTTGCTCGGTAACGCAATTAAATTCACGGATAGGGGAGAGGTTACGGTCCAGCTAAAAGGCGCTGAACAGGGTATTGAGCTGACCGTTTTCGATACCGGATCGGGTATTCCTGCGCATAAGCTTCCGCATATATTTGACCGATTTTATCAGGCAGACCAGACCTCCACCCGTTCGCATTCCGGAACGGGTATTGGGTTAGCGTTGGTCAGTGAGCTGGTCAGTTTACAGAACGGTTCTATCCAGGTCGATAGCGAGGTTGGGCAAGGAGCTTCCTTTACGATTCGGTTGCCCTACCGTTCCGCCGACCAGCCAGACGAGACGATGCCGAAGTCGCCAATTATTGGCGAATATACAGATGTAGAACCACCGACCTCCGCCGACCAACCACTCCTGCTGCTGGTCGAAGACAATGCCGATCTGACTCAATTTATCCGCCAAAGTTTGTACAGTGATTACCGAATTCTTCATTGCGCGAACGGACAGGCGGGGCTTGAACTGGCCCTTACCGAGCAGCCGGATCTGGTCTTGTCTGATGTATTGATGCCGATCATGGATGGCTACGCACTGTGCCGGGCGTTGAAAACGAACGTACAGACGAGTCACATACCCGTCATTCTGCTCACAGCCAAATCAACACGGGAAGACCGATTGGAGGGGCTAACGCTGGGCGCTGACGACTACCTCACGAAACCGTTCCACGTGGCCGAATTGCAGCTCCGGGTTCGCAACCAGCTCGACACCCAGCGTCGACTTCGTATTCGGGTACAGACAGAGTTGAGCCAGCCCACTACTGGACCTACATCTGACCAGCCAGCCATCGAGATTGACCCATTCTTAACGCAGTTGTATAAAATACTTGACACGCATTTAGAGGATTCGGCTTTTAGTATCGAGCAGCTGTCCGTGCAGGTTGGCATGAGTAGGATGAGTCTGTACCGAAAGATTAAGGCGTTGACCGGTCTGTCCCCCGCCGACGTCATTCGGCTCTACCGGCTGAAACGTGCCACGGAGTTATTGCAACAAGGGCTTGGTGTAGCAGAAACCGCCTGGCGGGTGGGCTTTGAAACGGCCTCGCATTTCGGCAAAGTTTTTCGTGAACAGTATAAAATGACACCCCGGCAGTTTGCCCAACAAGCCAGCCCCATCAAACCCTAGTCCGCCCTTTCAAAACCTCCGGGATGACGACCTGCTTCGATTCAGAGCGTAAATACCTGCGCTGATACAGGGAGAATATAAATTGGGCGATTTACGATAGTCCGACAAGGGGCTATTCGTCAACTTTGCCTTCACCCTAGAATCGTTTGCCGCTTACGATGTGTGCACGGTTTTTTTCTATCAGTTTAACCATAGCTCGTATGTCATCGACAGCCTCCTCTCAATTGGAATATCCTCCGGTAACTTCATCAGCGAAGCGCGCTGCCCTGCTCATTGGAAGCCTGCCCTTTGCTAGTGACGAAGAATGCATGAAACGGGCCTTCGACCTGCTAGGTCCTGTACTATTTTGCCTGCCAGACGGCGAGGTTGGCGAGAAAACACCCGAATTCCCCAAAGGGAACCGGATTGCCTGGGTGGTATACGCCCTTGAGAAACTGACGCAGGATAAAAGCAGCTGGAAACTGCTAAAAGAACCCATTCGAGGGACGGACGGTATGGCTGTCGATTACAATAGCTTTCAAAAGCTTAAGCCCTTGCACTCGCCTACTCAAATGCCCCAGCACGTTCGATTGGGTTACGACGACTTTTTTCGGCTCAATTACCCGATTTTTAGCCAGCTAAGAAAACAGCATAATCTGCCCCATCTGAAATTTCAGGTAGGTGTACCAACCGGTTTTGCGATGGGATTTGTGTTTGCCAGTCCCATTACTTGGTTACGCTATACCTATGCATTCAACACCGTTATTGCACGGGAAATCAACGCGATATTGCTCGAAGCGGGCCAAGACGTTGTCATTCAACTGGAAGTTCCCCCCGAGCTATACGCTGCTTATAAACTGCCCACACCGCTGATGAGCCTGGCGCTGTTGCCGATCCAGGATTTGTTGAAAAAGATTAATCCAGGTGCTCAGATTGGCATTCACCTGTGCCTGGGCGATTTTCACAATGAAGCGCTGGTTCACCCGAAAACGCTACATAAAATGGTTGCCTTCTCGAATCAGCTCGTCCAGAAATGGCCTACCCAGCATACACTTACTTATGTTCATTACCCATTTGCCGAAGGACAAATTCCTCCCTCGGTTGATGCGAACTATTATGCTCCACTAAAAGACATTACCTTGCCACAGGGCACTCGTTTTGTAGCCGGATTCGTTCATGAAAAGCGTACACTGGCTGAAAACAGGCAAATACTCAGCGCTGTCGAAGCGGCCTACGGACAAACGGTTGACGTAGCCTGTTCGTGTGGTTTAGGTCGGCGGACACCGGGTATAGCAACCCAGCTTATGACATTACTAGCACAGTTAACTCAAGCTTAAAAAAGAAGTGCTTTTGCCTAACGTTTCATTCGACCAGCACACCATAAGCCAGCACCCGGCGGTGAACAAGTTGGCTTCTGATATGCTGGTACAGGATATTGCTTCCGTTAACGTCGATTCAACAGTGAAGCGAATCCGGCAGATAGACTACCGTTTTTTGGGCGTACGAACGATCTCGTTCAGTAGAATAGTCAGGTCATTGTTCATCAACTGAAGTTCAGTAGCCAATTGCCCCAGCATTGTCGAGCGAATAGTCAAATCGTGAGCCGTATAAAAATCACCCTCGCCAAAATAATCAACTTCTTGACGATGGCGCTTCTGCGTTCGCTTTGCATCCACATCAAGGGAAACCAGAATGTCCCAGCGGCTCCGCAGTCCGTCGATAGGCGAGGGGTTACCAGCTGATTTAGGCTTGTTCAGATAATACCAGATCAGGGGCGGATAAACGGTCGATTTTACCGGATGAGTCCATATATCACGTAGCGGATTATTCAGGTGACGGTAGTCGGCTTTAAGCGGTTTTTGCAGCAAAGACGTAATGCCCAAGCTCGCTTCCGCCAACCCCCCACCAATACCAGCCCACTCACCGGCATCATCTTTATCCCTTAATTTGAGCAAACCAACTGTCAACGCCGTTAGGGCACCGGTCGTAATGGCACTAATGGTCATCCGTTTTTCCCGGCTACTTTCCTGCCGGGTTAGTAAGGTGGCCGTCAGCGTAGCCCGTTTACTATCGCAGTCGACCAAAGCAACCGCCGTGGCAATGTCGAAGCTAGCGAGTTGAAGCTGATCGGTTAGTTTTTGCCGTAGCGCCAAATACTCGTTCGACGCTGACTGATCCGAGTTCTGTTGTTCTAAAATCGTTGTGCGTACCAGCAGCGGGGTGAGTCCAACCGCCTGTGCCATCCGGAGCCCTCGTTCGCCGTAGCGATGCCGCAGCAGGGAGTCCTCCGCTGAGTTAGGCTGTAAGTCAACGGGGTGAAACACGTAGCCCGACGTACCGCTTGAATCAATCGCGCAATTGTCGCTAGCTACTTTGGTTAAGGTGGATGCGGTCTGCCGGGAAGTCAGACAGCTGGTAAGTGTTGTGGCAAAAAACAAACCTGTCAGGCAACAGGCACTGTGGTAAAATTTACGGTTGATCATCGAATCAATTCAGTTGTTGAAAAAGAAATGCTTGTTCGTTCCGAAGAAAAATCAGTTTTTCTGATCACTCGTTTCGGGAACGAAAAACCATAATACCGCCAGCGCGACAAGGGCCAGACCGGCTAAGGTTAGAAAAGCGAAGTTGTAGTTTGTGCGTTGTAGCAAGGCTCCCGCAAAGGCGTTGCTAAGTGAAGCGCCTAACCCAACAGCTGTGGCAATAGCTCCCTGCGTGGTGTTGAACAGGCCCGAACCGCGTGTCAGGTCCGAGACAATCAGAATGGACAGCACCCCAAAAATTCCGGCACCAACGCCGTCCAGAATCTGAATAGCCACCAGCAACATCGGGTCGCCCGTCAGCGTGTAAAGCAGTCCGCGAATGGGCAAGACGGCAAAGGCGATGAGCAATAAACGCTTGCGTCCTTGGGGTGCTAGTTTGCCCGTCATGTAACTGACAGGAATCATGACGAGCTGAGCAACAATAATGCAGGCCGACATATAGGCCGATGAAGCGCCAGCATCAATCCCTTGGGCTAATCGCTGACCGAGCAGAGGAAGCATGGCCGCATTGGCAAAATGGAATAGCACGCAGGCCAGGGCAAAAAAGAGGATCGATCGGTTGCCGAGGAGCGCCTGCCAGCCCGAGGGTTTATCATCGTTGGCCTGCTCCTCTTCCTCCGTACAGCCCCGGGCCAGTTGATGATCAATGTCTTTTTCCCGGATGCGCCAAACAGACAGACTACTCATGACGGACATGGCTGCCAGCAAAAGAAAAATTCCTTTTGTGCTCACATAATAACCCAGTAATCCCGCCAGCAGGGCAGCAAATACATTACCCGCGTGATTAAACGTTTCATTCCGCCCAACGCGTTTATCTAAGGCTTTGGGACCAACCAAACCGAGTGTAATGGCGGCAACAGCCGGGGTGAACCAGGCGGCTGCTACACCCATAATGGCCTGACCTCCCATGATCACTGGATAAGTCGGCATGGTAATCGTGATAACGGCGGCAAAGGCAATGAGCAGCGAAGCAATAATGGAATAGACGCGTTTCCGTTTAGTTCGGTCGACCAGCGCACCCGCTGGTGTCTGGGCAACAACGGTGGCAATTCCCATCACCGACATGGCAATACCAATGTCCTGCGCGTGCCAATGCAGGGTTGTCAACAGGTATATGGCCAGATAAGGGCCTAACCCGTCCCGAACATCGGCCAGGAAGAAATTTGCGGTGTCCAGCGCTCGTAGGCTTGTTGAGCTAGGCTGTCGAGTAGTCGGTTCTTGTGATAATTTAACCATCTTTTAATTATAGGCTAACGTTGTGCGAAATGAATGGTAAGACAATACGCTTTAATGGCGTAAATACCGTACCATGCTAAATCGACGCATTAATCCTTATACCACATCCTATGTTCCAGGAGAGAATCTGATTGCCCTTCTATCAACTACTTAGATGAATTGTAGAGAATAATACCTATTTATGTTACAGGATATACCCAAGTATAGCCAGATTTCCTTGGCGATTAGGTGGGCCAGAATATAGTGATAGGACATAGCCAGATCCGTGGTCAATCCTGCAAAGTAGTTGGGATGAATAAGCGACTAGCCGAAAAAGGGATATTGGTAGACTTTATAATTCGGTATCCTGTGTTGCCGTGAACGATGTAGTAAGGGGGAGTACAACCGGCGGAAAAACACAAGCAAATAGTGGCCTTTGGTGCGCTGGAGCATGGGCAACTATCAATCGAAAAAGCAATCCATAATTTTACTCAAATTAGAACGGTGATAGCGACAGCTTCATAAGAGCAGCATCTGTTCGCTTCTGTTTATGAAATACAGGTTGGTAATAAAAATAAAATCGTCGCTTTGTGTCTTGCTTAATTCTGTGTGAGCGTGTGACATGCGAAAATAAATTGGGTTTTGACAGGAAGATCGGTTTGTTAGTTTGCTGGATAAACTTATTATTTGTACAATTTTGCGCATATTTATATTTTTTTTTATTTAGCCCTACGTGTATATCCCTAGAGTTTATGGCTTTTGAAGACCAAGTGTTGTGGCAGTTATTTCGGGCGGGCGATAGGCAGGCATTAGGCCAGTTGGCCGAACGGTATTATCGCATGCTGAAACACTATGGCTTAAAATTCATGGTCGATGAAGCTATCGTTGACGATTGTATTCAGGAATTATACCTACAGCTATGGCAAAATCGCCTACAGATTAATGAAACAGAATCTGTAAAACACTATCTGTTAAAGTCAATTCGGCATCATATATT
Protein-coding sequences here:
- a CDS encoding MFS transporter, whose product is MVKLSQEPTTRQPSSTSLRALDTANFFLADVRDGLGPYLAIYLLTTLHWHAQDIGIAMSVMGIATVVAQTPAGALVDRTKRKRVYSIIASLLIAFAAVITITMPTYPVIMGGQAIMGVAAAWFTPAVAAITLGLVGPKALDKRVGRNETFNHAGNVFAALLAGLLGYYVSTKGIFLLLAAMSVMSSLSVWRIREKDIDHQLARGCTEEEEQANDDKPSGWQALLGNRSILFFALACVLFHFANAAMLPLLGQRLAQGIDAGASSAYMSACIIVAQLVMIPVSYMTGKLAPQGRKRLLLIAFAVLPIRGLLYTLTGDPMLLVAIQILDGVGAGIFGVLSILIVSDLTRGSGLFNTTQGAIATAVGLGASLSNAFAGALLQRTNYNFAFLTLAGLALVALAVLWFFVPETSDQKN
- a CDS encoding hybrid sensor histidine kinase/response regulator transcription factor, producing MSLLCFVTSFRLSKQTGLLCWLIGLFGLSFSHAQKLPQPELITDRQGLPQSFVPSVVQDQTGFIWVATRDGLCRYDGQHFRVFQPDPDGHPSISFTGLEDLFLDYRGRLWITSERGDIDIFDPKRETFTNFSRSAFYRKAIGSRWLYRFYVDRRERLWVGFQAEGIVCFDLRSKRTRFFKHQPDQPRSLRSDSIMQIGEAANGTIWVATRGGLERFDEKTESFTHYVHQVNQPNSLPDNQLCGFQLRPNGEILTVSQRFVGRLDPATGQVKAYPLPIYNPEWWDCLTTMDAHGTMYFNQNNVLYRFTDQQGPVIVDQRNHITDQCASLFVDRSQVLWVGTNGAGIRKYDLRAAAFRAEPYTVNFYNDVLSTHWLDVPADQLPTPADLRGLNSYNFRYTIAQNRYLWCNVASSNVYRIDLRDKQSRKFPLPVSFYEGDNIDAVPCPLATDPANQVWAIYRQCVWTFNEEQQKWVTQPYRIPVKPTFHLLSFVVDEQALWLATKEAGLWRLDRKTGKMTQYANQPRNARSLSSNALFCLSEDPQEPSRLWIGTFGSGLCLFDKRSGTCQRIGQQDGLPNNVIYSAIPDHRGYLWMGTNKGICRLDRRTLATKTFTRADGLLADEFNRFHWLHLPNDRIIMGGLEGITAFYPHQVSNDTFKPSVELTSLSINNQPLSADRLDSLPIQTLSRLTLPYDQNFITAEFAALQYNRLGKNRYRYRLEGLETSWKETDRPVATYTNLPPDDYVLVLNATNTSGQWSPQERRLAIRIQPPLWQTWWAYLLYGLTALGLGIASIRVYGNRLRLQQSLALQRREIALKQQEAEQIKAVNELKSNFFANITHEFRTPLTLILGPAERLAQRWHGPDDQAQLATIDRNANQLLGLVNQLLDLSKLEAGALPVVAVRSDLGPFVEQIAQQFKALADEKAIRLTVQKTGLATAYWFDADKLERILYNLLGNAIKFTDRGEVTVQLKGAEQGIELTVFDTGSGIPAHKLPHIFDRFYQADQTSTRSHSGTGIGLALVSELVSLQNGSIQVDSEVGQGASFTIRLPYRSADQPDETMPKSPIIGEYTDVEPPTSADQPLLLLVEDNADLTQFIRQSLYSDYRILHCANGQAGLELALTEQPDLVLSDVLMPIMDGYALCRALKTNVQTSHIPVILLTAKSTREDRLEGLTLGADDYLTKPFHVAELQLRVRNQLDTQRRLRIRVQTELSQPTTGPTSDQPAIEIDPFLTQLYKILDTHLEDSAFSIEQLSVQVGMSRMSLYRKIKALTGLSPADVIRLYRLKRATELLQQGLGVAETAWRVGFETASHFGKVFREQYKMTPRQFAQQASPIKP